The Candidatus Nomurabacteria bacterium DNA window AGGACGGCGGAAGCTCATCGGATAAAAGTTACTCCGGGGATAACAGGCTGATCACTTCCAAGCGTCCACAGCGACGAAGTGGTTTGGCACCTCGATGTCGGCTCATCGCATCCTGGGGGTGGAGAAGCTCCCAAGGGTTTGGCTGTTCGCCAATTAAAGCGGTACGCGAGCTGGGTTCAGAACGTCGTGAGACAGTTCGGTCTCCTATCTACCACGGGCGTGAGAAATTTGAGAGGGCCCTTCCCTAGTACGAGAGGACCGGGAAGGACGAACCTCTGGTGTGCGAGTTGTTCTACCAAGAGCATTGCTCGGTAGCCAAGTTCGGGCGGGATAAACGCTGAAAGCATCTAAGCGTGAAACCTTCCTCAAGATTAGATTTCTGTATGAGCCCCCTGGGAGATGACCAGGTTGATAGGCGGCAGGTGGAAGTCCAGCAATGGATTGAGCCGAGCCGTACTAATCGGGCCAGAGGCTTCACCGTAACATTAGAGTTTGGAATAACGAATGCAACAAACATTGACATTCGAGTTATTCCGCGTCATCATTCTTTGCAGCTATGGAAAGACTTAAGCAATTTCGTGTCAGTCTGAGTCTGATTATCCTCGGATTGGTAGTAACGGCCTTTGTTGGAATCGTTTTAGCCGTCTCGCCAGCCACGTTAATTGGTCCACAATAGTCCTATTCATGAGGGGCCGGTGGGTAGTAATTCGTCCTAGGCGGATTACTAGCCTCCGGTGCTTCAAGCGATGAGGTCACACCCGATCCCATTCCGAACTCGGTCGTTAAGCTCATCAGCGCTGATGATACTACGGGGCATACCGTTGGGAAAGTAAGCCAGTGCCGGTTTATCAAGAAACTCTTGGAGAAATTCAGGAGTTTTTTGTTTTTTTGCCCGTGTGCTAGGCTGTAAATAAGGATGTCGGGGATAGTTCTTTGGAAAAGGAGGACAGGACGCATGCGACCTATCATGTTTGTTATCTGGCTGCTGGTAGTCAGCAGTATTGGGCTTGGGATCGCCCAAGCCAACCCTCGCACGGATCGGCAGGACCTCCTGATCGAGGATCAGGTAGCTCCTCACTTTGAGTTGAGGGAGGCACTGGGTAACGATGGCTACAACACCATCTTCGATGGCCAAGTCATCGAGGCTGACCAGCTGACTCAGCTCATTGCGGTTGTCGATACGATGAGCGCCAACGACGTCGAGTACGTGGAGTTTGTCTGGCGACCCATCGGCGAGACCAACTGGAACCTGATCGATGCAGATCTGCATATCAAGGACGGTGTCACTTGGGAACTCGGATCCTGGCAACCGGTGGATCTAGGCTATCCTATCATCGAGCTGGCTCCAGTCGGAGTTGACTACGTTGGAAATGTGGATTGGAATCCGGAGACGCTGATCATCAGAACCTCGGCTTCAGCTCCATCGGCACCAGTGCGGCTGCGAGTCTACCGTGCTGGAGATGCTGGATATCAATTCCAGCTCATGTCACAGGGCGTACCTTCGGAGATTCAGATCTTCAATGTCGCCGGGCGTCGAGTCGCCCTACTGCCTGTACCGAGCAATGCGGAGCGCGTTACTTGGTCAGGTCGTAGCATGAGCGGCGAGCAGGTCGCCAACGGCGTTTACTTCGCCCGAGTAGCTGACAGCGATCAGCAAGCTCGAGTCGTGGTTCTGCGCTAGTCAGTCTTCAAAAGCCCCATCTGGAAACAGGTGGGGCTTCTTCTTGACACATTTTTCCATGCCTGACAAAGTATGTCTGGTCGTTCTTTTTTGAGTAGTGGAGGTGAACGATGGACCGGCCTGAGTATACCTTTCAGAATGGAGATGCGGTGTTCCGATTCACGGGGCATCTTGGTCGAGGCGGCGAGCACAATGGCGGATGTCATTGCGGACAGGGAATGAGCGATCAGGCACACTATGTCCTGGCCACCCAGATTGACCCCGCCGGATCAGCCAGTGATCGGAATAACTGGCAGGTGGTTGCGGAGTTCTGTGATCCCTGGCGTGACTGTATGGCAGCCGAGCGTGGCAGCCGAGGTGATCGTACCTCAGCAGAACAGTGGGAGAAACCCGAACGAATTCAGGAGGCCTTGGAGCAGCTCCAGTCCTAGGATACATAAACGCCGTCGAGCCTGTCTCCGCGGCGTTTTCATAGCTCGCTACCCTATTCAGTAAAGGCGTTTTTTGGTATACTCATACCACGCAGAAACGGTATGACACCAACAACGCAAAGGAAAGCAAATACAGGACAACATCGACGACGTCGACGATCCCGCAATCAAACAGCACCGGGACAGTCTTCTCCAAAGCTACGCCTGATACCCCTGGGTGGCATGGAAGAAGTTGGGCGAAATTCGATGATTTTAGAGTATGGGAAAGATATTCTCATTATTGATTTGGGCTTGCAGTTTCCTGAGGAGGATATGCCGGGCGTGGATTATAGTATCCCAAATATTTCCTACCTCAAGGGCAAGGAAAAAAATGTACGAGGAATTCTCATCACGCATGGTCATTATGACCACATTGGAGGCGTGCCACATTTAGTGCATAAGTTAGGTAACCCAACCATTTACGGATCAGACCTTACTCTGGCGTTAATAAAGAAGAAGCAGGAAGATATCAACCCGCAGCACAAGCTGCGTTTAGTAACGGTAAAGAAAGATACGAAGTTAAAAATTGGCCCTTTCCGTATTGAGTTTGTAGGCCTGTCTCATAATATCCCTGCTAGCTTTGGTATTATCATACATACCCCCCTCGGCCCAGTGATGCACACGGGTGATTTTAAGATTGACCATAAGGGTGGCTATCGCAACGAGACTGATATTCAAAAAATCGAGCGTTTGAAAAAAATGCGGATGTTGGCGCTCATGTGTGATTCAACCAATGCCCCACATCAAGGCCATCAACTTTCTGAGAGTGAAATTACTCAGAACCTAGAAGAAATGTTTAAGCGAGCAAAAGGACGCATAATTTTTGCTACTTTTGCATCTTTGCTTACTCGCATTCAGCAGATTGTGTGGCTGGCCGAGAAGCACAATCGTAAAGTGCAGGTTGAAGGCTTCAGCATGCGTACTAATATTGAGATTGCGAAACAGCTAGGCTATCTCAAGTCAAAAAAAAACACTTTTGTGAAAGATAAGGAAGCAGCGAAATTGCCCGACAGTCGCCGTGTGATTCTTTCCACCGGCGCGCAAGGTGAAGAGCGGGCAGTGTTGATGCGTATGGCAAACGGCGAACATAAGTATTTGAAAATCCAAAAAGGCGACCTAGTCGTATTTTCATCTTCCGTGGTGCCGGGGAATGAGCGGGCAGTGCAGCGCTTAAAGGATGGACTCTTCCGCGAAGGTGCAGATGTATATGACAACCAGATGCTCGATATTCACGCTGGCGGTCATGCCAAAAGCGAGGATCTTCGCTGGTTCATCCGCACGATTCGACCGCAGTACTTTATTCCTATTGAAGGCAATCACTCTTTCCTACGCATGAACGCACGCTACGCTATGGAGGAGGGCATGGCCGAGGATCACGTCTTAGTCGCTGATAACGGTCAGGTGATTGAATTTACGAAGCAAGGTGGCAAGTTGACCAAGGAATATGTCCCAACCGATCATGTTTTTGTGGATGGCTTAGGCGTGGGCGATGTTTCTCATGTGGTGCTCCGTGATCGTAAGCATTTATCAGCCGACGGCATGGTGTTGATTGTAGCGACTGTCGATGGTCGGACTGGTCGGCCCCTTGGGAAGCCCGACATTATTACGCGAGGTTTTATTTTCCCACAAAGCAATCAACAGTTGTTGAATGAAATTCGTAAGACGGTGCAGGGTGAGCTCAAAGACACCGAGCCAAAGACTCAGGCAAATGAAGCTGATTTGCGCAATAAAATTCGTAAGGCATTAGAAAAGCTCATCTTCAAGCGCATTGAGCGCACGCCAATGATTTTGCCAGTAATCATAGTGACCTAGTATGGCAAAAACCACCCCTCGAGTTTTTTCAGGCATTCAGCCTTCCGGTACTCTTCACCTTGGTAATTACCTGGGTGCGTTAAAACAATGGGTGCCGCTGCAAGAGACCCATGACTGTATTTTTAGCATTGTTGATCTGCACGCGATTACCGTTCCCTACGAGCCTAAAGATTTGCAGCAGCGTATCCTTGATGTCGCGCTAGATTATTTAGCAGCAGGTTTAGATCCAAAAAAGGCGACCTTATTTGTCCAATCGCATGTGCCTGAGCACGCTGAGTTGGCTTGGTCATTAAATACGATTACCCCTCTAGGGGAGCTTGAAAGAATGACGCAGTATAAAGAGAAGTCCTATCAGCACGCATCAACGAGTGCGGGTATTTTAACCTATCCCGTGCTCATGGCCGCAGATATTCTTCTTTATGGCACGCAGATTGTGCCAGTTGGTGAAGATCAGCAGCAGCATGTAGAGCTCACCCGTATTATCGCACGGAAGTTTAATAGTCGCTTTGGTCAAACCTTCATCGAAGCAAAAACGCAATTAACTGAGGCAAAGCGTGTTATGTCGCTGGCTGATCCCTTAAAGAAAATGTCCAAATCGCTCGGGCCGAAGCATTATATTGCACTGACTGATGATGAAAAAACGATTCGCGAAAAAGTTGCCAAAGCAGTGACGGCCAGCGGTGGGCAGACTACAGGTGAGATGGATCCTGGGGTGAAAAATTTACTCGTGCTTTTGAAGGAGTTTGGCACCTCAGCTCAGGTGAAGAAGTACGAAGCAGCCTATGCTGACGGTAGTATTCGTTATAGCGACCTGAAGCACGATTTAGCTGATGCTTTGGTAAAAGGTTTAGCACCGTTCCAAGAGCGCCGGGCCAAGCTGGCCAAAGATCCCAAAAAGGTTTGGAAGATCTTGCACGATGGTGCGAAAAAAGCTCGACCGATTGCTCAGCAGACAATGCAAGACGTGAAGCAGGTAATGGGTTTAGCTTAGATTTACTTTTTCGAAGCGGACCGGATGGCCCAGCCAGCGAGCAGCCATGTCATTTGCGTGCGGGGTGACATCAGTCAGCGTGAAAACCGCTTCACCGTTTTTTGCTAATTGCGCGTCCAAATCAGGATGCTCCTGCAGGTAATGCTTAATAGTAGCAGCTGTCTCTTCTGCTGGGTCAATAATAGCAACTCGCTTGCCAGCTTTCTGATGAATGATGTTCTTCAGCAAGGGGTAATGGGTGCAGGCGAGAATGAGGGTATCGATTTGCTGTCGCTTCAAAGGATAGAGATAGCTGCGTAGGACCATTTTTGTGGCTGGTTTATCCAACCAGTTTTCCTCCACTAACGGCACCAAGAGAGGACAAGCTTGCCCAAACACCTCAATCTTTTTTGCATTGGTTAACTCGCGCTCATAAATACCCGAGTTGATAGTTGCTCGCGTGCCAATCACTCCGACACGGCCCTTGCTTACATCATGGGCGTGTTTTACTGCTGGACCAATAACGTCAAAGATTGGAATCTCGGGATATTTTTCACGCAGGGCAGGGAGCGCAACACTCGAAGCTGAGTTGCAGGCAACTACCAGGATTTTCGCACCGTGCTTTACTAATTCCTCCGCGTCATCCAAGGCATACTGAATAATCGCCTCAGGGCTTTTGTTGCCATAGGGCATCCGGGCCGTATCGCCCAGATAACGAAAAGCATAACCAGGTAAGACCTTTTGCAATTCTTTAACGACAGTTAAGCCCCCGATGCCTGAGTCAAAAATGCCGATCATATATTATTCCAGCGCTTCTAAGTTTACATTAATCTTTGCCTTCCAGTCGATTTCTAGGAAGGTGTGCAATTTATCAGAGAGATATTTTCGCAGCTCGTCGTAACGTCCTTGGGCTGTTGCCTCGTATTTTACCGTGAGGTAGGGACCGTTTTGCGAATAACGCACCACAAACATCGCATCTGGTAATTCTAAACGCACGCCATCACCAGCTCGCTCGTCATCAATTACGTCCGCATCAGGGTAATCCTTTTTCAACTCAGCGCTAATTCTTTGGACCACATCAACTTTTTTTGTATCGTCGCAGTAGAGTTTAATTTCCGGACTGGAGATAAACTTTGGTAGTTGCTCAAGTGCTTGTGAAAGGGTTTGGCCGCTTCGTGAGAGATAGTGCAGTAGGCGCATGGTGGAGTAGAGGCCATCATCGTGGTTGTAAAAGTCAGCCGAAAAAAAGAAGTGGCCGGAAAGCTCTCCAATAAAAGCAGCTTTTACTTCCTGGTTTTTCTTTTTAAGGAATGAATGGCCGGTTCGCCACATGAATGGCTCGCCGCCGTGCTTTGTAATAGTTTCCGGCACGACTTTTGAGCAGAGGGTGTTAAACATTATTTTGGCGCCTGGATGATCCTCTAATACCTCAACCGCAAAAAGGGCAACCAGCACGTCGTTCCAAATAATGGTGCCTTTTTCATCCACTACGCCAATACGGTCTCCATCTGGATCATAGGTGAAGCCAATGTCAGCCTTAGCTTCTAATACCGCCTTACGAAGGTCTTCTGCTACATCATTTTCCGTTGGGTCGCAGGTCATAGGGAAGCTCGGATCGACCTCAGTTCGATATTCAATAACTTCGCAACCAGCCTGCCGGAGGAGCTCTGGAGCAATTGCGCCTGAGGTGGCATGACGAGCATTCACGACCACGCGGAATTTCTTTTCAAGCGGCAAACGCTTAATGAGATCGGCATAATAAGCGGGTC harbors:
- the trpS gene encoding tryptophan--tRNA ligase encodes the protein MAKTTPRVFSGIQPSGTLHLGNYLGALKQWVPLQETHDCIFSIVDLHAITVPYEPKDLQQRILDVALDYLAAGLDPKKATLFVQSHVPEHAELAWSLNTITPLGELERMTQYKEKSYQHASTSAGILTYPVLMAADILLYGTQIVPVGEDQQQHVELTRIIARKFNSRFGQTFIEAKTQLTEAKRVMSLADPLKKMSKSLGPKHYIALTDDEKTIREKVAKAVTASGGQTTGEMDPGVKNLLVLLKEFGTSAQVKKYEAAYADGSIRYSDLKHDLADALVKGLAPFQERRAKLAKDPKKVWKILHDGAKKARPIAQQTMQDVKQVMGLA
- a CDS encoding glutamate racemase, whose translation is MIGIFDSGIGGLTVVKELQKVLPGYAFRYLGDTARMPYGNKSPEAIIQYALDDAEELVKHGAKILVVACNSASSVALPALREKYPEIPIFDVIGPAVKHAHDVSKGRVGVIGTRATINSGIYERELTNAKKIEVFGQACPLLVPLVEENWLDKPATKMVLRSYLYPLKRQQIDTLILACTHYPLLKNIIHQKAGKRVAIIDPAEETAATIKHYLQEHPDLDAQLAKNGEAVFTLTDVTPHANDMAARWLGHPVRFEKVNLS
- a CDS encoding phosphomannomutase/phosphoglucomutase, encoding MKITPTMFRAYDLRGLVDKELNPEIAEHLGRAHGTYMKRHGITQAVVARDFRASSPAYSEALMKGYSWAGIDVVDIGMNLVGTFYWAQHYLNRPGGAMVSASHNPAEYNGFKFAIGLSETLVTEGMQEIQRMVEEEDYEQGEEAGQIRQQDIRPAYYADLIKRLPLEKKFRVVVNARHATSGAIAPELLRQAGCEVIEYRTEVDPSFPMTCDPTENDVAEDLRKAVLEAKADIGFTYDPDGDRIGVVDEKGTIIWNDVLVALFAVEVLEDHPGAKIMFNTLCSKVVPETITKHGGEPFMWRTGHSFLKKKNQEVKAAFIGELSGHFFFSADFYNHDDGLYSTMRLLHYLSRSGQTLSQALEQLPKFISSPEIKLYCDDTKKVDVVQRISAELKKDYPDADVIDDERAGDGVRLELPDAMFVVRYSQNGPYLTVKYEATAQGRYDELRKYLSDKLHTFLEIDWKAKINVNLEALE
- a CDS encoding ribonuclease J; translation: MTPTTQRKANTGQHRRRRRSRNQTAPGQSSPKLRLIPLGGMEEVGRNSMILEYGKDILIIDLGLQFPEEDMPGVDYSIPNISYLKGKEKNVRGILITHGHYDHIGGVPHLVHKLGNPTIYGSDLTLALIKKKQEDINPQHKLRLVTVKKDTKLKIGPFRIEFVGLSHNIPASFGIIIHTPLGPVMHTGDFKIDHKGGYRNETDIQKIERLKKMRMLALMCDSTNAPHQGHQLSESEITQNLEEMFKRAKGRIIFATFASLLTRIQQIVWLAEKHNRKVQVEGFSMRTNIEIAKQLGYLKSKKNTFVKDKEAAKLPDSRRVILSTGAQGEERAVLMRMANGEHKYLKIQKGDLVVFSSSVVPGNERAVQRLKDGLFREGADVYDNQMLDIHAGGHAKSEDLRWFIRTIRPQYFIPIEGNHSFLRMNARYAMEEGMAEDHVLVADNGQVIEFTKQGGKLTKEYVPTDHVFVDGLGVGDVSHVVLRDRKHLSADGMVLIVATVDGRTGRPLGKPDIITRGFIFPQSNQQLLNEIRKTVQGELKDTEPKTQANEADLRNKIRKALEKLIFKRIERTPMILPVIIVT